The Helicoverpa armigera isolate CAAS_96S chromosome 25, ASM3070526v1, whole genome shotgun sequence genome has a window encoding:
- the LOC110374940 gene encoding CCAAT/enhancer-binding protein yields the protein MESPQMYDAAAAPPPPPQPDLKKTVEDKRQTFPPPDLDELNGQEISLDLQHLIEDQFRSEESMALFQEILPGGKSPQPRYNRTTLAYMPQPVHSGASYAPVQPSQGHDQAPPIKEEPPEPHDYRRSVTCAQYTGQYNPQPTVGVSGPYGGGFTPLPPLGAPLLPPLLKHKPAPVRRSSGKVLDKGTDEYRRRRERNNIAVRKSREKAKVRSREVEEKVKTLLREKEVLLKRLEAVSGELSLHKQMYVHLINLNHPEITELCRSMLQLGAPQAPDHSL from the coding sequence CAGATGTACGACGCGGCCGCAGCGCCACCGCCTCCTCCGCAGCCAGACCTCAAGAAGACGGTAGAAGACAAGCGACAGACCTTCCCTCCGCCAGACTTAGACGAGCTCAATGGACAGGAAATCAGTTTGGACTTACAGCACCTCATCGAGGACCAGTTCCGAAGTGAGGAGAGCATGGCCCTCTTCCAGGAGATACTTCCTGGCGGCAAGTCGCCGCAGCCGCGGTACAACCGCACGACGCTGGCGTACATGCCGCAGCCGGTGCACTCGGGCGCGTCCTACGCCCCCGTGCAGCCCAGCCAGGGCCACGACCAGGCGCCCCCCATCAAGGAGGAGCCGCCCGAGCCCCACGACTACAGGCGATCCGTGACCTGTGCGCAGTACACCGGCCAGTACAACCCTCAGCCGACCGTCGGCGTCAGTGGACCCTACGGCGGGGGATTCACGCCGCTACCTCCTCTGGGAGCTCCTCTCCTCCCGCCGCTACTCAAACACAAGCCTGCTCCAGTGAGGCGCTCATCTGGGAAAGTGCTGGACAAAGGTACAGACGAGTACAGAAGGCGACGCGAGCGAAATAACATAGCGGTGAGGAAGTCGCGTGAGAAAGCAAAAGTGCGCTCCCGAGAGGTGGAGGAGAAGGTGAAGACGCTCCTGAGAGAGAAGGAGGTGTTGCTGAAGAGGCTGGAGGCGGTGTCAGGCGAGCTGAGCCTGCACAAGCAGATGTACGTGCATCTGATCAACCTGAACCACCCGGAGATCACGGAGCTGTGCCGCTCCATGCTGCAGCTGGGCGCGCCGCAAGCGCCTGATCACTCACTTTGA